From Virgibacillus natechei, the proteins below share one genomic window:
- a CDS encoding ABC transporter permease, with amino-acid sequence MRRNRDSRNKQHDQQNAKVGGEKSPAILRFVNRKWIDIWNGNPPGTILLFIGLLVALIMSVPVIYVVWRSIAAGADSWTRLLGDRIPELLWNTLSLTAAVTFFAISIGVSLAWVVVRTDLPGKKFWQWMMALPLVIPPYVGAVTYIIVFGPSGWVADIWGEATWLTSILGDYPLNIYSFWGAFLVLTMFTYPYVFLIASASLRKMNRNFEEVARSQGMTTSQVFFKVNLPLLRPAIGAGAILISLYVLSDFGAVAMLRYVTFTSAIYFQQAGFDIESASVLSLVLILLTIFILWIEAYTRKKNKFYQTSNTFKEPETLRLGKWKPLAVVFVVSIFSVAVVLPIAVLVYWTVVGATMGVIDERFFEFAWNSIKVSGLAAILCMILATPIIYLKSRHPSLISQAIDKLSYAGYALPGVIVALGMVFIFNNHIPALYNTFYMIAIAFVVRFLPQAMQSGEASLSLVSPRIDEAARSLGYPAWKVMIKVIIPTILPGILAGGALVFVSSIKELPATLMLRPPGFDTLAVRVYYEASEAIYHQAAPGALLIVLVSIIPLHYLLRKY; translated from the coding sequence ATGAGACGTAACAGGGACAGTCGAAATAAACAACATGATCAACAGAATGCCAAGGTTGGAGGTGAAAAATCTCCAGCCATTCTTCGTTTTGTCAATCGGAAATGGATAGATATATGGAACGGTAATCCGCCTGGCACTATATTGTTATTTATTGGCTTACTTGTAGCTTTAATTATGTCTGTACCCGTAATTTATGTGGTATGGAGATCTATTGCTGCAGGTGCGGATAGTTGGACCCGTTTATTAGGGGACCGAATTCCTGAACTTCTTTGGAATACACTGTCACTTACCGCTGCTGTAACTTTCTTTGCCATTAGTATTGGTGTTTCGTTGGCTTGGGTTGTCGTGCGAACCGATTTGCCAGGGAAGAAATTTTGGCAATGGATGATGGCTTTACCGCTTGTTATTCCTCCGTACGTTGGTGCCGTTACCTACATTATTGTATTTGGACCGAGTGGTTGGGTAGCCGATATATGGGGGGAAGCAACGTGGCTGACTAGTATTCTAGGAGATTATCCTCTAAATATTTACTCTTTTTGGGGGGCTTTTTTGGTCTTAACGATGTTTACTTATCCCTATGTATTTTTAATTGCTAGTGCTTCATTACGAAAAATGAATCGGAACTTTGAGGAAGTAGCTAGATCTCAAGGCATGACGACATCTCAAGTTTTCTTCAAGGTAAATCTACCTTTATTAAGGCCGGCCATTGGAGCTGGCGCTATCCTTATTTCGCTTTACGTATTGTCAGACTTTGGCGCGGTTGCCATGTTGCGTTATGTGACCTTTACTTCTGCCATCTACTTTCAACAGGCAGGTTTTGATATTGAATCAGCATCGGTTCTTAGTTTAGTGCTTATATTATTAACGATATTTATTTTATGGATAGAAGCGTATACACGAAAGAAAAATAAATTTTATCAAACATCAAACACATTTAAAGAGCCAGAAACGTTACGATTAGGTAAATGGAAGCCATTGGCAGTGGTTTTTGTCGTTTCCATTTTTAGTGTGGCAGTCGTTCTTCCGATTGCTGTACTCGTTTATTGGACAGTCGTAGGTGCCACTATGGGAGTGATTGATGAGCGTTTCTTTGAATTTGCCTGGAACAGTATTAAGGTGTCTGGATTAGCGGCGATCTTATGTATGATTTTAGCTACTCCAATCATTTACTTGAAGTCACGCCATCCTTCCTTGATATCGCAAGCAATTGATAAATTAAGTTACGCAGGATATGCGCTGCCGGGTGTCATTGTTGCTTTAGGAATGGTATTCATCTTTAATAATCATATTCCAGCACTTTACAATACATTTTACATGATTGCGATCGCTTTTGTGGTCAGGTTCTTACCACAAGCCATGCAATCGGGAGAGGCTTCATTGAGCCTGGTGTCTCCAAGGATAGATGAAGCAGCAAGAAGTTTGGGCTATCCTGCTTGGAAAGTAATGATTAAGGTAATTATTCCAACAATCCTACCAGGAATATTAGCTGGTGGAGCACTCGTGTTTGTAAGCTCTATTAAAGAATTACCTGCTACGTTGATGCTAAGGCCGCCTGGTTTTGATACGCTTGCTGTCCGGGTGTATTATGAGGCTTCAGAGGCAATTTATCATCAAGCAGCACCTGGAGCTTTGTTAATCGTACTAGTGTCGATCATA